The following DNA comes from Terriglobales bacterium.
TTCGATTGCCAACTGCGTTAGAACTTCCGATATTGTCCGGTTTTAAGCCGTTGGAGTATAGGTTTCGTCCCCTAGAGTGTCAAAACAAGTACGTTACCTTTATGACTCCCCGATGTCTTATATGTAAATACCGGTGTTTTAGCCGATGCTAAAATCGCGCTACTCTGCATAATCAATATAGTTATCCGGATCCCATTTGTATCGGTCCGGATACAGGGTGGGCATGGAAACGGAGACTTCCAACATAACCAGCCTGACTCCGCTGAACCGTGAGTCAACTCTATCAGCAGGCGCTCATTCGTACCGTTACGCCGCCGCCGTCGCGCCCGGAAACTTGCCGGCCAATGATAACGGACTGCTCCAGTATTGGCCTACGTTAAGAAAGCACCGCTGGACGATTTTGGCAACCATCATTGTCGTCGTAACGATTGCGACAATCGTAACGCTCCGCACCACGCCTGTCTATGAGGCCGCCGGAAGGATTGCCATCGGTCACGAGAACAATGACGTCCTGGGCTTTAAGAGCACGGCGGAAGGACTCACCAGCGATTCCTACGATTACGACTACACCATGCTGGACACGCAGATAAGGATTCTGCAGAGTGACGCCATTGCGCTTGCGACCGCGAAGGCGCTGCAACTGGACAAGGATCCTACTTTCAATCGAAACGCCGCCGGGAGCGAGGTTTTGTCATATTCTCCCGGAGTCGAGCCGTCTCTGGAAGCAGCGATGATGGGATTCGTGCAGGGTGGGCTGCGGCTGTCCATTGTTCCAAAAACAAGAATCATCGAAATCAGATTTGCGAACCCCAATCCGCAGATGGCTGCGAAAGTCGTAAATACGCTGGTTAATGTTTATATCGAGCAGAACTTCAAAACGAAGTTCGAATCGGCGATGCAAACTTCGGACTGGCTGTCGAAGCAGCTTTCCGACCTGCAACTCAAAGTAGAAGTTTCGCAGGAAAAATTGGTTCGCTATCAGCGAGAGCACGGGATTCTGGGTATCGACGAAAAACAGAATATCGTTACGGCGAAGCTAGACGAGCTCAACAAGGAATTGACGGCAGCTGAGGCGGACCGCATACAGAAAGAAGCCCGTTATCGACTGGCAGTTTCCGGAAGCCCGGAACTGATCAGCGGCAGCGACACCACGACGCTGTTGGGTCGGCTGCGGCAACAGGAAGCAGATCTGCGTACTCAGATCGCACAGGCCGAAGTCCAGTTGGGCCCCGCGCATCCGCGGATTCGCGAACTTAACAACCAGTTGCAGCAGGTTCAGAATAACCTGCACTCGGAAATCGAGAAGCTCGCTGGCCGAATCAAGACCGACTACCAAACAGCCGCGCAACGCGAAACTCTTCTTGGCGGAGCCCTGGAAAGCCAAAAGCAGCAGGCCAACAAGCTGAACGAGAGCGCGATCGAATATTCATTATTGAAACGAGACGTCGATACAAACCGCCAATTGTACGAAGGGCTCTTGCAGAAATTAAAAGAAGCGAGCGTTTCAGCCGGCCTGCGGTCGTCCAATATTCGCGTCGTTGATGTAGCAAGAGTTCCGCTTGCGCCCTCCAAGCCGGATAAGCGCCGCAACATCATGCTGGCGTTTGCGATGGGACTCGTAGGTGGTGTGGTACTGGCATTCGTGCTTGAGGCAGTGGACAACACGGTTCGTACACCGGAGCAAGCGCAGGCGATTACGACGTTGCCTGCATTGGGAATTATCCCGTCCAACGACAACGCCATGCCGCGTACAAGACGTCAGAAGGCACTGGCCGAGAGTGCCAACGCCAAGGAAGGCGTGGAAGTTGTCGCCTACCGCCGCCCGAAGTCGGATGTTTCGGAATCGTACCGTGCATTGCGGACGGCCATCCTGCTGTCTTCGACCGGCGCGGCACCCAAGGTGATGCTCGTAACAAGCGCGCTGCCGCAGGAAGGGAAGACCACCACGAGCATCAACACGGCCGTGGTGCTCGCGCAAAAAGGCGCGCGCGTACTTCTGGTCGATGCGGATTTGCGTCGTCCCAGCGTGCACAAGGCTTTCAACATCAAGCCGAGCACGGGACTGAGCACGATTCTGACCGGCAGCAGCAGGTTTGAGAACACCGTTGCGCAAGTGCCGCAGCTTCCAAACCTCTTTCTTCTTCCCGCGGGACCGCCTCCGCCGCACCCGGCAGAGTTGCTGGGATCCAACCTGATGAAACAGTGCATCGAGCAATGGCGTGAGCACTATGACCACATCATTTTCGATACGCCGCCGGCTCTTTCGGTGACCGACTCGATTCTGTTGTCAGTGGACATGGACGCCGTGGTGCTGGTGGTCCGCTCCGGGAGCACGACGAAGGCGGCGCTGCGCCGCACTCGGGAATTACTCGCGCAGGTGAATGCCAACGTTCTTGGCGTGGTGGTAAATGCCGTAGATGTCGACTCGCCGGACTACTACCACCATTACTACTACGGCTCAAAGTACGGCGGATATGGCCGTTACAGCGAAGACACGCACGCCTAGGCAGGCAGAAACTGCAAGCCAGGTACTTGAAACATGCGGATCTATTTTCCGAGTCCTTTCCGCAAGGCTGCCTTCGTTGGCAGTTGTGCATTCCTGTCGCTGGTAATGGTACTACTGAGTTTCCGCGAAGCAGCAGCGTGGTATGTGTCGCGGGATGGCTCAGTCAAAGGCTACCGCAAAGCAGTTCGCCTGACTTCTTATGACGCCAAATATCATTACTTCCTGGGCGAACTTTCCCTGCACGAAGATCCTGCCGCTGCGAAAGCTCACCTACAGCGAACGCTCCAACTGGACTCAGGTTCTGCCGAGGCGTGGCTTGCAATTGCGGACGCGGAAGCACGCCTTCACAACCCAACCGCACAAAATGCGGCGATTCTAGCCGCACTCTCCAACGCGCCGAGAGACATCCGGGTTCAGTGGCAAGCCGCGAATCTTTTTCTCGTGCAGGGCGAATTGTTAAAGGCCCTTCCGCTGATGCGAGAGATTGTTGCGAATGATCCTGATCGTCGCGAGTCGGTTCTTGCGCTGATGTACAGGTTGTTCGACGGCAATGTCGATTCGATGATGGAGGGTATCCCCGCGACAGCGAAGTCCCAGTTGTACCTTATGGAGTGGTTGATTGGTCGGGATCATGCCGCTCTCGCGGACCAGGTGTGGCCGTCCGTAATGGGTTCGAGGGAGAAGCTTCTCTGGCAGGACACGAGATTCTACGTTGACAGCCTGATTGCCCGGAGAGATATCGCGAAAGCACGAGAAGTTTGGACTGTTGTGGGGCGTGCGGATCCCTCGGTTTCAGCAAAGGTGGAACCAGGGAACCTCCTGGTAAATGGAGACTTCGAAAGCAATCTGCTGAATGCCGGATTCGATTGGAGAGTCAACAATCAAACTGGAATCAACATCGCAGTCGACACTTCAGCCTTTCACGGCGGGACTCGGTCTATTGCGATACAACTCGATGCCGGTTCCTTTGCGGATGCCGGCCTATATCAGCTAGTCCCTGTGAAGCCTGACACGAAATACGTGCTGCGTGGGTTCTGGCACGGCGAGGAACTGGAAAGTGCGAACGGTCTGAGGTTTGCCGCCATAGATGATGATTCCTCAACCACTCTGGCACTGTCCGATGGAGCCTTGGGAAGTTTTCCGTGGAGAGAGGCATCGGTCGAATTCACGACCGGGCCGAAGACTCAACTCGTACGCATTACGCTCGTGAGATCACCGGAAACAGGGCGGATCCGCGGCACGCTTTGGATTGACGAGGTGAGGCTGGAGAGCCGATGAAACAGAAACCCGCCATCCTCGACATGCCATCGCCGAATTTCGTATCGCCGACTACGGTAGCCGAAGCGCCAGGATGGATGCGATCTGCGCAAATGACCGGTCTGCTGGCGCTGCTCATGTTCGCTCCGCTTGCTTTTGGAAGTACCGAACCGTGGTCTCAATTTCTTTTGCGAGCAGGTGCGGCGCTGCTGGTTCTGCTCTGGGCAGTGGACAAGACATTCAGCAGTGTAGAAATCAAGTTAAATTTAGTTTGGGTCCCGCTACCTGGTTTTGCGTGCCTGGCAGTTTGGCAGATTGTGGGAAGTGGTTCGGTTTTTAGGGGCGCCAGCATATCGGAATTCCTGAATCTTTATGCGTATGGAGCCGCGATGCTGGTCGCGGCGGGTCTGTTCGTGCGGCGCCGCAACCTGCACCAGGCACTTACGGTCCTCGCTGTCTTTGGGTTCGTTTTGGCTACAGCTTCAATACTTCTGGCTTTCGAGGGAAGCGGAAAGATCTACGGTTTGCGCACGGTTACCGCGAAGTCAGCCGCCATTTACGGTCCTTATGCAAACCACAACCACTATGCGGGATTGATGGAGATGTTGACTCCGGTAACGGCAGCCGTCGCCGTACTCGCTACCGGACCCCGGAGATGGATACTCGGTTTTGCGAGCGTCATCATGGCTGTGAGCGTAGCGTTCTCCGGGTCGCGCGGGGGAATGATTGGTCTCGCTGCAGGGGGCTTGTTCATATCGATTTTTCTATTCCGGGATCACAATCGCAAGCGAGGGCTGTTCGTCATCGGCGTAGCGACAGCCATCGTGGTTGCCATGGT
Coding sequences within:
- a CDS encoding polysaccharide biosynthesis tyrosine autokinase; amino-acid sequence: METETSNITSLTPLNRESTLSAGAHSYRYAAAVAPGNLPANDNGLLQYWPTLRKHRWTILATIIVVVTIATIVTLRTTPVYEAAGRIAIGHENNDVLGFKSTAEGLTSDSYDYDYTMLDTQIRILQSDAIALATAKALQLDKDPTFNRNAAGSEVLSYSPGVEPSLEAAMMGFVQGGLRLSIVPKTRIIEIRFANPNPQMAAKVVNTLVNVYIEQNFKTKFESAMQTSDWLSKQLSDLQLKVEVSQEKLVRYQREHGILGIDEKQNIVTAKLDELNKELTAAEADRIQKEARYRLAVSGSPELISGSDTTTLLGRLRQQEADLRTQIAQAEVQLGPAHPRIRELNNQLQQVQNNLHSEIEKLAGRIKTDYQTAAQRETLLGGALESQKQQANKLNESAIEYSLLKRDVDTNRQLYEGLLQKLKEASVSAGLRSSNIRVVDVARVPLAPSKPDKRRNIMLAFAMGLVGGVVLAFVLEAVDNTVRTPEQAQAITTLPALGIIPSNDNAMPRTRRQKALAESANAKEGVEVVAYRRPKSDVSESYRALRTAILLSSTGAAPKVMLVTSALPQEGKTTTSINTAVVLAQKGARVLLVDADLRRPSVHKAFNIKPSTGLSTILTGSSRFENTVAQVPQLPNLFLLPAGPPPPHPAELLGSNLMKQCIEQWREHYDHIIFDTPPALSVTDSILLSVDMDAVVLVVRSGSTTKAALRRTRELLAQVNANVLGVVVNAVDVDSPDYYHHYYYGSKYGGYGRYSEDTHA
- a CDS encoding O-antigen ligase family protein — its product is MKQKPAILDMPSPNFVSPTTVAEAPGWMRSAQMTGLLALLMFAPLAFGSTEPWSQFLLRAGAALLVLLWAVDKTFSSVEIKLNLVWVPLPGFACLAVWQIVGSGSVFRGASISEFLNLYAYGAAMLVAAGLFVRRRNLHQALTVLAVFGFVLATASILLAFEGSGKIYGLRTVTAKSAAIYGPYANHNHYAGLMEMLTPVTAAVAVLATGPRRWILGFASVIMAVSVAFSGSRGGMIGLAAGGLFISIFLFRDHNRKRGLFVIGVATAIVVAMVMMLGTDSIFKRFSEKPDAYRIAIYKDSLHMFTDKPVAGFGLGTFESAYPRYQSFWTDLRVNHAHNDYLELLVETGFVGFGLATWFLVIVFQNGIRKIRERHDIEGRVLTLGMMTGIICLLVHSLMDFNLHIPANALLFFVLCGAIATPFKHKIRPLDEVEWMENDALPETL